A part of Pseudochaenichthys georgianus chromosome 23, fPseGeo1.2, whole genome shotgun sequence genomic DNA contains:
- the fbxl14b gene encoding F-box/LRR-repeat protein 14b gives METHISCLFPEILAMIFSYLDVRDKGRVAQVCIAWKDASYHKSVWRGVEAKLHLRRANPSLFPSLQARGIRRVQILSLRRSLSYVIQGMPNIESLNLSGCYNLTDNGLGHAFVQEIPSLRVLNLSLCKQITDSSLGRIAQYLKNLEVLELGGCSNITNTGLLLIAWGLHRLKSLNLRSCRHVSDVGIGHLAGMTRSAAEGCLNLEYLTLQDCQKLTDLSLKHISKGLSKLRVLNLSFCGGISDAGMIHLSHMASLWSLNLRSCDNISDTGTMHLAMGTLRLSGLDVSFCDKIGDQSLAYIAQGLYQLKSLSLCSCHISDDGINRMVRQMHELRTLNIGQCVRITDKGLELIADHLTQLAGIDLYGCTKITKRGLERITQLPCLKVLNLGLWQMTESEKVR, from the coding sequence ATGGAGACGCACATTTCGTGCCTCTTCCCGGAAATTTTGGCCATGATTTTTAGCTATCTGGACGTGAGGGACAAAGGCAGGGTAGCACAAGTGTGTATCGCTTGGAAGGACGCTTCCTACCACAAGTCAGTGTGGAGGGGGGTGGAGGCCAAGCTGCACCTCCGCCGGGCCAATCCCTCTCTGTTCCCCAGCCTCCAGGCCAGGGGCATCCGGAGGGTCCAGATCCTGTCCCTGCGCCGCAGCTTGAGTTATGTGATCCAGGGAATGCCTAACATCGAGTCCCTCAATCTGTCCGGTTGCTACAACCTCACAGATAACGGGCTGGGTCATGCGTTTGTGCAGGAGATCCCATCTCTGAGGGTTTTGAACCTGAGTCTGTGCAAGCAGATCACAGACTCCAGTCTGGGCAGGATAGCTCAGTATCTGAAGAACCTGGAGGTGCTGGAGCTTGGTGGCTGCAGCAACATCACCAACACTGGGCTTCTGTTGATAGCCTGGGGCCTCCACCGGCTCAAGAGCCTCAATCTGAGGTCCTGCAGGCATGTCTCGGATGTGGGGATTGGACACCTGGCCGGTATGACCCGCAGCGCGGCGGAGGGCTGTTTGAACCTGGAGTACCTGACTCTGCAGGACTGTCAGAAACTGACGGACCTGTCACTCAAACACATTTCCAAGGGGCTGAGCAAGCTCCGGGTTCTGAACCTGAGCTTCTGCGGGGGGATCTCAGACGCTGGGATGATCCACCTCTCCCACATGGCCTCGCTGTGGAGCCTCAACCTACGATCCTGTGACAACATCAGTGACACGGGGACCATGCACCTCGCCATGGGCACCCTGAGGCTCTCCGGGCTTGACGTCTCCTTCTGCGATAAGATAGGGGACCAGTCCCTAGCATACATCGCCCAGGGGCTGTACCAGCTCAAGTCCCTGTCCCTGTGCTCGTGTCACATCTCTGATGACGGGATAAACCGTATGGTGAGGCAGATGCACGAGCTGAGGACCCTGAACATTGGACAGTGTGTGCGCATCACGGACAAAGGGCTGGAGCTCATAGCGGACCACCTGACCCAGCTGGCGGGCATCGACCTGTATGGATGTACCAAGATCACCAAGAGGgggctggagaggatcacacaGCTCCCCTGCCTTAAAGTGTTGAACCTGGGACTCTGGCAGATGACAGAGAGTGAGAAAGTGAGGTGA